In Candidatus Nitronauta litoralis, one DNA window encodes the following:
- a CDS encoding radical SAM protein — MTTTTVSEPGTKPTANPFRAYSISWNLTKRCNLNCDHCYLDADFRGGFKSDELSTEECYRVIDQIAQVNPNAFLILTGGEPLLRPDIYDIVRYAADRKFMVVLGTNGTMINHDNAKKIKEAGAHGVGISIDSMEPGKHNQFRGVDRAWEQSMAAFDILNEVGVDFLIQMSVSDMNYKEIPAVVEFSERIGAVAFNLYFLVCTGRGQGNTDISNEAYEEALKLLYQEQMKYKGRLMINSKCAPQYKRVVYENDPESVYQRTYSGGCPAGTHYSRISPEGDLTPCPFIAESVGNLKTDTFDNLWYNAPLMKQLRDRSNLEDRCGTCEFSAMCSGCRARAFAETGNYMAQDPSCDYEPGNAGGKTIELKVEDTLGLEVEYRQVWTDEAKARLERIPSFARGMVVSGIEKFAAERGVALIDEQVVKKSREEMIEKRGAMFPFLKKFINSENA, encoded by the coding sequence ATGACGACAACTACCGTTTCAGAACCTGGGACAAAACCGACTGCCAACCCGTTTCGCGCCTATTCCATTTCATGGAATCTCACCAAACGCTGTAACCTGAATTGCGATCATTGCTACCTGGATGCTGATTTTCGCGGTGGATTCAAATCCGATGAACTCAGCACAGAAGAGTGCTATCGCGTGATCGACCAGATTGCCCAGGTCAATCCGAATGCGTTTTTGATCCTGACCGGTGGTGAACCGCTATTGCGCCCGGACATCTATGACATCGTGCGCTACGCCGCCGACCGAAAATTCATGGTCGTACTGGGGACCAACGGCACCATGATCAATCACGACAACGCAAAAAAAATCAAAGAAGCCGGCGCTCACGGGGTGGGAATCAGTATCGACTCAATGGAACCGGGCAAGCATAACCAGTTTCGCGGTGTTGACCGTGCCTGGGAACAATCCATGGCAGCGTTCGATATCCTCAACGAAGTGGGAGTTGATTTCCTCATCCAGATGTCGGTCTCGGACATGAATTATAAGGAAATTCCGGCGGTCGTTGAATTTTCCGAGCGTATCGGGGCGGTAGCGTTCAACCTCTACTTCCTCGTCTGCACTGGACGAGGGCAAGGCAACACAGACATCAGCAACGAAGCTTACGAAGAAGCGCTCAAACTGCTTTATCAGGAACAGATGAAATACAAGGGCCGCCTGATGATCAATTCCAAGTGCGCACCGCAGTACAAGCGTGTGGTTTACGAAAACGATCCGGAGTCAGTTTATCAGCGTACTTATTCCGGCGGTTGCCCGGCGGGCACCCATTACAGCAGGATCAGCCCGGAAGGGGATCTCACCCCCTGCCCTTTCATTGCAGAATCTGTAGGCAACCTGAAGACAGACACCTTTGACAACCTCTGGTACAACGCCCCATTAATGAAACAACTGCGGGACCGTTCGAATCTCGAAGACCGATGTGGCACCTGTGAGTTTTCGGCCATGTGTTCCGGCTGTCGGGCGCGCGCCTTTGCCGAAACCGGCAACTATATGGCGCAAGATCCCTCCTGTGACTACGAACCGGGTAACGCCGGTGGCAAGACCATCGAACTGAAAGTGGAAGACACTCTGGGGCTGGAAGTGGAATATCGCCAGGTATGGACCGATGAAGCCAAAGCCCGGCTGGAGCGGATTCCTTCTTTTGCACGCGGGATGGTGGTTTCCGGGATTGAAAAATTTGCGGCCGAACGCGGGGTTGCACTCATCGACGAACAAGTCGTGAAAAAATCCCGTGAAGAGATGATCGAAAAACGCGGCGCAATGTTCCCGTTCCTGAAAAAGTTTATCAATTCAGAGAATGCTTAG
- a CDS encoding FxsA family protein codes for MAGPILGFIILAIVEITSLFYTAQYISTINTISLIMFTMLVGVILGRSYHEDWVEKMQWHLRSREQAPEEVLDGTVMVIGSKLLMTPGVVTDIIGLIMTTPKIRGLARLIARNVLTKRINEGRAYFFFKD; via the coding sequence ATGGCGGGCCCTATTCTAGGTTTTATCATTCTGGCGATTGTTGAGATCACCTCACTTTTTTACACAGCTCAATACATCAGTACGATTAACACGATATCTCTCATCATGTTCACGATGCTGGTTGGCGTAATACTGGGGCGCAGTTATCACGAAGACTGGGTAGAAAAGATGCAGTGGCATTTGCGTTCCCGCGAACAGGCACCTGAAGAAGTGCTGGATGGGACTGTTATGGTTATTGGCAGTAAATTGCTGATGACTCCGGGTGTTGTTACCGACATTATTGGTTTGATCATGACTACACCCAAGATTCGCGGTCTGGCACGCCTGATAGCACGGAATGTTTTGACGAAAAGAATAAACGAAGGCAGGGCGTATTTCTTTTTTAAAGATTAA
- a CDS encoding C1 family peptidase has protein sequence MAKRVKASSSTKPTLDAAADIPDLRDRYYEPALVKLPSEIKPNKSMLTVRNQGQEGACTGFSLAAAIDFLNASHGRSNLKVSVRMLYEMAKRFDEWTGEDYSGSSLRGAFRGWFNNGVCTEDSWSYKTRPPFDTTLTVDRAKEAMENPLGAYYRLRPNLTDYHSALTETGVVCASARVHQGWFNSLGRNKEILKSDSIQGGHAFVIVGYNNDGFWVQNSWGKSWGDKGTALWTYEDWAKNIMDAWVFRLAVRTPHNFDRRSGFSSNDPASIELASKAPRRNEIAGHFLHVDDGKFHEKGRYSSKESDILETAKLIRDSDKYQHLLFYAHGGLNPPKASAKRIRAMKDVFKDNGIYPFHFMYDTGLGEEFKDVIFNKDKKAKARVGGFSDFTDKIFEATTRKLGTIIWDEMKSDADVAFHPGNAGYRTLEIFAEELAEKDIKIHLVGHSTGAILHGHLLNALDSIPQWTKKINSCSLLAPACTMDFYKEKYGPRLKGVPDKAKLPLLNLYCLTDEQELDDKVTALYRKSLLYLVSNAFERKRENEKEDGKPIMGMQKFHGPIKRNPKIKFFYSKEGRPPQSKSETHGGFDNDPVTMNSLLKKILKGPVKRPFEEKDLNY, from the coding sequence ATGGCTAAGCGAGTTAAAGCATCGTCATCTACAAAACCTACGTTAGATGCAGCAGCTGATATCCCGGATTTGCGTGATCGATATTATGAACCCGCTTTGGTAAAGCTTCCATCAGAAATTAAGCCGAACAAGTCCATGCTGACTGTTCGAAATCAGGGGCAAGAAGGGGCCTGTACTGGTTTTTCGTTGGCTGCAGCAATTGACTTTCTTAATGCAAGCCATGGAAGGTCGAATCTAAAGGTCAGCGTCAGGATGCTGTATGAGATGGCTAAAAGATTTGACGAATGGACGGGCGAAGATTATTCCGGGTCCAGTCTGCGGGGTGCTTTTCGGGGATGGTTCAACAATGGGGTTTGTACAGAAGACAGTTGGTCTTATAAAACCCGCCCACCTTTTGATACAACGTTGACCGTTGATCGCGCCAAAGAAGCAATGGAAAATCCGCTTGGGGCTTATTACAGATTGCGTCCCAACCTGACGGACTATCATTCAGCTTTGACGGAAACCGGTGTGGTGTGCGCATCTGCCCGTGTGCATCAGGGGTGGTTCAACAGTCTGGGACGAAATAAAGAAATCCTTAAGAGCGATAGTATTCAGGGTGGACATGCGTTTGTCATTGTGGGTTACAACAACGATGGATTCTGGGTTCAGAACTCCTGGGGAAAATCCTGGGGAGATAAGGGTACCGCGTTGTGGACTTATGAGGACTGGGCCAAGAATATTATGGATGCCTGGGTCTTCCGTCTGGCAGTGAGGACCCCTCATAATTTTGACCGGCGAAGCGGTTTTTCCAGTAACGATCCTGCTTCAATTGAACTGGCTTCAAAGGCGCCGCGCCGCAATGAAATTGCCGGCCACTTTTTACATGTCGACGATGGGAAGTTTCACGAAAAAGGCCGTTACAGTAGTAAAGAAAGTGACATTCTTGAAACCGCCAAGCTCATTAGGGATTCGGATAAGTATCAACATCTTTTGTTTTACGCTCATGGAGGTCTAAATCCACCCAAGGCCTCGGCAAAGCGTATCCGCGCCATGAAAGATGTATTTAAGGATAACGGTATTTATCCATTCCACTTTATGTACGACACCGGTTTGGGAGAAGAGTTTAAAGACGTCATCTTTAATAAGGATAAGAAAGCGAAAGCCCGGGTAGGTGGTTTCAGCGATTTTACGGATAAAATTTTTGAGGCGACGACCCGTAAACTGGGAACCATTATCTGGGATGAAATGAAATCCGATGCAGATGTCGCTTTTCATCCGGGAAATGCGGGCTATCGAACCCTTGAAATTTTTGCTGAAGAGTTAGCAGAAAAGGACATCAAGATACATTTGGTCGGGCACAGCACTGGAGCCATCCTGCATGGTCATTTGCTAAATGCCCTGGATTCCATTCCGCAGTGGACCAAAAAAATCAACAGTTGTTCCCTCCTGGCTCCAGCCTGCACTATGGATTTTTATAAGGAAAAATATGGACCACGGCTTAAAGGAGTACCGGATAAGGCAAAACTTCCCTTGCTGAATTTATACTGCCTGACAGATGAGCAGGAGTTGGATGATAAAGTAACTGCTTTGTACCGGAAGTCCCTGTTGTATCTCGTATCGAATGCATTTGAGAGAAAAAGGGAAAATGAAAAAGAAGATGGGAAGCCGATCATGGGGATGCAGAAGTTTCATGGCCCCATCAAACGAAACCCCAAGATCAAGTTTTTCTATTCGAAAGAAGGTCGGCCTCCGCAATCAAAAAGTGAGACGCATGGTGGTTTCGACAATGACCCGGTGACCATGAACAGCCTTTTAAAGAAAATTTTGAAGGGCCCTGTTAAGAGGCCTTTCGAAGAAAAGGATCTGAACTACTAG
- a CDS encoding Com family DNA-binding transcriptional regulator → MKNQINKQIRCRKCNRLLMKGEVHYIEIKCPKCGYLQTVSHPENLFQVRKTERQGSGLM, encoded by the coding sequence ATGAAAAATCAAATCAACAAACAGATTCGATGCAGAAAATGCAACCGCCTATTAATGAAAGGTGAAGTCCACTACATTGAAATCAAGTGCCCCAAGTGCGGTTACCTCCAGACCGTTTCCCACCCGGAAAACCTCTTCCAGGTGCGGAAAACGGAGCGACAAGGTTCAGGTTTAATGTGA
- a CDS encoding peptidylprolyl isomerase (rotamase C; accelerates isomerization of the peptidyl prolyl bond): MASASARHILVETEEKCNELKSEIEGGASFADVAKAHSKCPSGASGGDLGEFRPGQMVPEFDEVVFRDEVNKVHGPVKTQFGYHLIEITSRQ; the protein is encoded by the coding sequence ATGGCATCAGCATCGGCACGGCATATTTTGGTTGAAACCGAGGAAAAATGTAATGAGCTTAAAAGTGAGATAGAAGGGGGAGCCAGTTTCGCAGATGTTGCCAAAGCCCATTCCAAATGCCCCTCAGGAGCCAGTGGAGGAGACCTCGGTGAGTTTCGTCCTGGACAAATGGTTCCTGAATTTGATGAAGTGGTTTTCCGTGATGAAGTGAATAAAGTCCATGGGCCGGTAAAAACCCAATTTGGATATCATCTGATCGAGATCACCAGTCGGCAATAA
- a CDS encoding zinc ribbon domain-containing protein, whose protein sequence is MPQYDHVCKKCKKDFVVEMRISEVDTKKVSCPHCKSKSVERQVTNTSFWSESVDRYNYSKGN, encoded by the coding sequence ATGCCGCAATACGACCATGTTTGTAAAAAATGTAAAAAAGATTTCGTTGTAGAAATGCGAATTTCAGAAGTCGACACAAAGAAAGTTTCGTGTCCCCATTGCAAAAGCAAAAGTGTCGAGAGACAAGTGACCAACACTTCCTTCTGGTCGGAAAGTGTGGATCGATATAATTACAGCAAGGGCAACTGA
- the cmoA gene encoding carboxy-S-adenosyl-L-methionine synthase CmoA — MAGKKDNLFQSTGPIGKFEFNAPVVRVFDDMLARSVPFYKECMSLTVEFVCHYARPKTNVYDLGCSTGTLLFNLADRLPKSVKLVGIDNSPEMLKKAERKLRDHLKRCELVEKDLMKPQEFPNASVVVMNYTLQFVPPEKRIKMMKTINKHLIPGGALVLIEKIKGESEGMDNLFVDEHHRFKKSKGYSKLEIARKRQALEKVLVPQTVKQNESMLKRAGFQEFETFFRWCNFVGWVAVKHPENS; from the coding sequence ATGGCAGGAAAAAAAGACAATCTGTTTCAATCCACCGGCCCCATCGGGAAATTTGAATTCAATGCTCCCGTTGTCCGTGTGTTTGATGACATGCTCGCCCGAAGTGTCCCCTTCTATAAAGAATGCATGAGCCTCACGGTTGAGTTTGTGTGCCATTACGCCCGTCCAAAAACAAACGTCTATGATCTGGGCTGTTCGACAGGAACTTTATTATTCAATCTAGCAGACCGGTTACCAAAATCAGTTAAGCTGGTGGGTATCGACAACTCCCCTGAGATGTTGAAAAAAGCAGAAAGAAAATTAAGAGACCATTTAAAACGGTGCGAATTGGTCGAAAAGGATCTCATGAAACCGCAGGAATTCCCGAATGCCAGTGTTGTTGTCATGAACTACACCTTGCAATTCGTTCCACCGGAGAAACGGATCAAAATGATGAAAACCATCAATAAGCATCTGATTCCTGGTGGAGCTCTGGTCCTGATAGAGAAAATAAAAGGGGAAAGCGAAGGAATGGACAACCTGTTTGTGGACGAGCACCACCGGTTTAAAAAATCAAAAGGCTACAGCAAACTGGAGATCGCCCGCAAGCGCCAGGCCCTTGAAAAAGTCCTGGTTCCCCAGACGGTTAAACAGAATGAAAGCATGCTCAAACGGGCCGGTTTCCAGGAATTCGAAACATTTTTTCGCTGGTGCAATTTCGTTGGCTGGGTGGCGGTAAAACACCCTGAAAACAGCTAA